The genome window TTCTTTTCATGTAGTACCGTCGGTTTCCGGGCTGCCGGAAACGGCGTTCGGCACACACGACTTCTCACGGTCGGTGTCAGGTGCGTCCTGGCGATGGCGAGGCCATTCCAGTGTCCAGCGAGTTCGGCCCAATGATGGCGAAGTCGCGACGGACGCGTCCTGCTTGCTGGTACTCAAGCACTCAGTCAGGAGGAGGAATCAACCGGCGTCTGTGGACGAGATGAAGCGTCTGAATATAAGCCTAGTGCTACACAGTCCGACGGTTGTACGTCTCCACCCTACACGTATCCCTGATAATTCGGGTGCTGCCGCGCGCAGAATCCGCAGCGGGTTGGCATTTACCGTGAGCTCCGGAAGGGGAGGTCACGCATCATGGCTAATTTAGGCGTTGTTTCCGAAGCTCTCGCTCGGGGTCGTTCGCAGCTGACTGCACTTTGTGAACTGGCCGTGAATGTGGCGCGCAAGGCGAGTCAAAACTCTGCTTTGCGGCGTATTTCAGGCCTCATGTCACCTGCGCTCGTTACACCTGAAAACTCTACCGTTACGTAGCGAAAGCCCCGTAGGACGGCCTCTCGTCCTCGTGAATTGCGTTGGTCAGGGCCGGTTTTTGACCGCTGGTCCACTGTCCAGCCACTTTTGGCGGCGTTCGCGACTATAGCAGCAATGATTAAGTGCTTCAATTCCATAAAAAATTGTTATGATCGCCGCCATGACAACTACTGCCCCTTCGACCCCTGGCGTTCAACTGCTCGAGGTCTCGCCGGAATATGCCGGCCAACGAATCGATAATTTCCTGCTGGCCCGGCTCAAAGGCGTGCCCAAGACCTTGATCTACCGCATTTTGCGCAAAGGCGAAGTGCGGGTGAACAAAGGTCGGATCAAGCCCGAATACAAGCTCCAGGCCGGTGACATCGTGCGCGTGCCGCCGGTTCGCGTGCCCGAGCGCGATGAGCCGGTGCCCTTGGCCCAGGGATTGCTGCAACGCCTTGAAGCCTCGATCGTCTACGAAGACAAGGCCCTGATCGTGATCAACAAGCCCGCGGGCATTGCGGTTCACGGCGGCAGCGGCCTGAATTTCGGAGTGATCGAAGCCTTTCGTCAGTTGCGTCCGGACGCCAAGGAGCTGGAACTGGTCCATCGCCTCGACCGCGACACCTCCGGCCTGCTGATGATCGCCAAGAAACGCAGCATGTTGCGCCATCTGCATGAGCAGTTGCGTGGCGACGGCGTCGACAAGCGCTACATGGCGCTGGTGCGTGGTCGCTGGGAAACCTCCATCAAGCAAGTTCGTGCGCCGCTGCTCAAGAGCAACCTGCGTTCCGGCGAGCGCATGGTCGAGGTCAACGAGGAGGGCAAGGAGGCGCTGACTGTGTTCAAGGTCTTGCGCCGTTTCGACGACTTCGCCACCTTGGTCGAGGCCAAACCGGTGACCGGGCGCACGCACCAGATCCGCGTCCATACCCTGCACGCCGGTCACTGCATTGCCGGTGACAGCAAATACGGCGATGACGACTTCACCAAGGAAATCCGCGACCTGGGCGGCAAGCGCCTGTTTCTCCATGCCTATATGCTCACCGTGCCGTTGCCCGATGGTGGCGAGCTGAAATTGCAGGCCCCGGTGGATGACATGTGGGCCAAGACCGTGGAGCGGCTGAGTGCATCCTGATTACAAATTGCTGATATTCGATTGGGACGGCACTCTTGCCAATTCCATCGGTCGGATCGTGGAGTCGATGCATGTCGCATCGGATCGCTCGGGTTTTGCCCGGTGCGACGATTTTGCGGTGAAGGGCATCATCGGCTTGGGGTTGCCGGAAGCGATTCGCAGTTTGTACCCGGAGATCGACGACGATGAGCTGGTGGTTTTTCGCCAGCACTATGCCGATCACTACATTGCGCTGGAGGCCGAGCCTTCGCCGTTGTTCGAGGGCGTGGTTCATACCCTTGAAACCTTGAAGGGCGAGGGTTATCGCTTGGCGGTCGCGACCGGCAAGGCTCGTCGTGGGTTGGATCGGGTATTGAAGGCCCATGGTTGGGACGATTATTTCGATATCACCCGTGCCGCCGATGAGACGGCCAGCAAGCCGCATCCGCTGATGCTCGAGCAGATACTGGCTCATTGTGGGGTGCTGCCTGCGCAGGCGTTGATGGTGGGGGATTCCTCGTTCGACCTGCAGATGGCGCGCAATGCCGGCATGGGTTCGGTGGCTGTCAGCTATGGTGCGCAGTCCATCGAGGCACTCAAGGTGTTCGAGCCGCGACTGGCGATTGATCATTTTCCTGAATTGCACGCCTGGCTGAGCCAGCGCGCCGATTAAAGTCTGTTGAGGATGCATGTATGACCGATGAATGGAAGGCACCGGCCAAGGCGAGCGCTGACAACGGTGACGAAAAAAGCTGGAAGCTGCTGGAAAAGACCCTGTTGGCCGGGGTGGAGGAGCAGCGTCGTGCGCGGCGCTGGGGGATCTTCTTCAAGTGCCTGGTCTTCATTTATCTGTTTTTCGGCTTGGCGTTGATCTTCCAGGCGGTTGATGGCAAGAAGAGTCCGGGAGGTGGTTCGGCCTACACGGCGGTCATCGACATCGAAGGCATGATTGCCGACAAAGAGGCGGCCAGTGCGGACAATATTGTCGGCAGCCTGCGGGCCGCGTTCGAAGATTCGAAGGTCAAGGGCGTGGTGCTGCGCATCAACAGTCCGGGTGGCAGCCCGGTGCAGGCCGGCTACGTCTATGACGAAATCGTCCGCTTGCGCGCGGCGCATCCGGATATCAAGGTCTACGCGGTGATTTCCGACCTTGGTGCCTCGGGTGCCTATTACATCGCCAGTGCGGCGGACCAGATCTATGCCGACAAGGCCAGCCTGGTGGGCTCCATTGGCGTGACGGCGGCGGGTTATGGCTTCGTCCAGACGCTGGACAAGCTTGGGGTGGAGCGCCGGGTCTATACCGCGGGCGAGCACAAATCCTTCCTCGATCCGTTCCAGCCGCAAAAGCCTGAGGAAACGGCGTTCTGGCAGGGCGTGCTCGACACTACCCATAAACAGTTCATCGCCAGCGTCAAGAAGGGGCGGGGCGAGCGCCTGAAAGACAAGGAACACCCGGAGCTCTTCTCCGGGCTGGTCTGGTCGGGCGAGCAGGCGTTGCCGCTGGGCTTGATCGATGGCTTGGGCAGCGCCAGTTCGGTGGCTCGGGACGTGATTGGCGAGAAAGAGTTGGTGGATTTCACCATTGAAGAGTCGCCGCTCGACCGTTTCTCGAAAAAACTGGGCGCCAGCATCGCCGAGCGTCTGGCGATGTGGATGGGGTTCCAGGGGCCGGCGTTGCGCTGATTGCCAGCGCTGCTCTGAAAGATCGTACCGATCCTTGTGGCGAGGGAGCTTGCTCCCGCTGGGCTGCGCAGCAGTCCCTTTTGTTGCGGTCGCTTCGCAACCGAGCGGGAGCGAGCGCCCTCGTCACACAGGGATGCAGGCCCAGGCTTCAGGGGATTTGCACACCCTCGGCCAGCAACATGTCCACAAGGCGAATCAGCGGCAGCCCGATCAGGCTGGTGGCGTCCGGTCCTTCGGTGCTCTGGAACAGACTTACGCCCAGCCCCTCGGCCTTGAAGCTGCCGGCGCAATCGTAGGGTTGCTCGGCGCGCAGGTAGCGTTCGACGTGCTCTGGATCCAGGGTGCGCATATTGACGGTAAACGCAACGCAATCGACCTGGCAGGCGTCTGTCTGGCTGTTGAGCAGTGCCAGGCCGGTCAGGAACGTGACCTTGGCGCCGCTGGCGGCCAACAGCTGTTCACGCGCGTTCTCGAAGGTGTGAGGTTTGCCCAGGATGCGCTCGCCGAGCACGGCGACCTGGTCTGAGCCGATGATCAGGTGCCCTGGATAGCTTTGGGCCAATGCCAGGGCTTTTTCCCGGGCCAGGCGTTTGACCAGTTCGAGGGCGGGTTCGCCGGGCCGATGGCTTTCGTCGATATCGGGTGAGTGGCAGACGAACGGCAGCCCCAGGCGGGCGAGCAATTCCCGGCGATAGACCGAGCTTGAGGCAAGTAATAAAGGCAGCATGGGCATCTCCAGGAGTCGGGTACGAATTCTAGCGAGGCACGCAAGTGACGGACAGGGCTGAATTTCCTTTGACATGGCCGGGGGCATCCCTATAATGCTGCGCCTATGTTGAATGACCCGATTCCACCTCACGTTGACCCGCGCAAATTGGCTGACCGTGGCACCACCCTTCAAGGTGAACTGCTGCTGGCCGATTTGAAGAGACTCTGCGACCCGCTTTCCGACGATGTCGGTACGGTCCAGGCCAAATTCGTTTTTGAACGAGATGAACGTAAATCTGTGGTTATCCACAGCTTTATCGACACTGAAGTCAAAATGGTTTGCCAGCGTTGTCTTGAGCTGGTCACCCTGCCGATCCACAGCGAATGCAGTTACGCCGTGGTGAAGGAGGGTGCGAATACCCAGTCGTTGCCGAAAGGTTATGACGTGCTGGAACTGGGCGAAGATCCATTGGATCTGCAGTCACTGATCGAGGAGGAGCTTCTGCTCGCCTTGCCCATTGTGCCTGCTCATCATCCGGAAGAATGCCAGCAGCCGGCGGGAGCAGATGAGCCCGAACCGAGCGAGGACGAGGTAACGCGGTCCAACCCGTTCAGTGTATTGGCGCAGTTAAAGCGTGACCCAAACGTTTAGGAGTTAATCAATTATGGCTGTTCAGCAGAACAAAAAATCCCGCTCTGCCCGTGACATGCGCCGTTCGCACGACGCTCTCGAGGCTAGCACCCTGTCCGTAGAAAAGACCACCGGTGAAGTTCACCTGCGTCACCACGTATCGCCAGAAGGCGTATACCGTGGCCGTAAAGTGATCGACAAGGGCGCCGACGAGTAATCACTTGTCCGCTCAAGTCATCGCGATTGACGCAATGGGCGGGGACTTCGGTCCCCGCAGCATTGTTCAGGCCAGCCTTGCTTGTCTGAATGCTACACCCTCGCTGCACCTGACCCTCGTCGGTCAATCCCCCCTCCTGGAAGACATGCTCAGCGGCCAATCGGCTGTGGATCGCGCGCGCCTGACGATTGTCCCGGCGTCCGAAATCATCACCATGGACGAAAAGCCGGCCCAGGCCCTGCGCGGCAAGCCTGACGCCTCGATGCGGGTGGCCCTTGAGCTGCTGCGTGATGGCAAGGTCCAGGCTTGTGTCAGCGCGGGCAATACCGGTGCGCTGATGGCGCTGTCACGCTATGTGCTCAAGACCTTGCCGGGTATCGACCGGCCCGCGATGGTGGCGGCGATCCCGACCCAGCGTGGCTTCTGTCAGTTGCTCGACCTGGGGGCGAACGTCGATTGCAGTGCCGAGCATCTGCTGCAGTTTGCGGTGATGGGCTCGGTCGCGGCTGAAACCCTGGGCATCGTGCGTCCTCGCGTGGCGTTGCTGAACATCGGCACCGAAGACATCAAGGGCAACCAGCAGGTCAAGCTGGCGGCAACGTTGTTGCAGGCGGCGCGGGGCATCAACTACATCGGTTTCGTCGAAGGCGATGGTCTGTACCGTGGCGAGGCCGATGTGGTGGTCTGTGACGGTTTCGTGGGCAATATCCTGCTCAAGTCCAGCGAGGGGCTGGCAACCATGATCGGCCAGCGCATCGAGACCTTGTTCAGGCAAAGCCTCGCTTCGCGGGTGGTCGGCGCCCTGGCGCTGCCGTTGATGCGTCGCTTGCAGGCGGACCTGGCGCCAGCGCGGCACAACGGTGCGAGTTTCCTCGGGTTGCAAGGTATCGTGATCAAGAGTCACGGGTCGGCGGGCGTGCAGGGTTTCCAGAGTGCGATCAATCGAGCGGTGATCGAGATCCAGGAGAACCTGCCGGAGCGCTTGCACGGTCGCCTCGAGGATTTGTTAACTTAGGCGTTTTCGTCCGACAATGCTTAAATGTGACCGGTCGGTTCAACCCGCCATCCAACTTTCAGTTTGCTAGCGCCCCCAGGGGCGTCAATTTTTGACGACAAGATCATTAGGGGCTTTGTTTTCATGTCTGCTTCCCTCGCATTCGTCTTTCCAGGGCAGGGCTCGCAGTCCCTCGGCATGCTGGCCGAGCTGGGCGCGCAATACCCGCTGATCCTCGAAACATTCAAAGAAGCTTCCGATGCGCTCGGCTATGACTTGTGGGCACTGACCCAGCAAGGGCCGGAAGAACGGCTCAATCAAACCGATAAAACCCAGCCGGCCATCCTCACCGCCTCGATCGCCTTGTGGCGCCTGTGGCTGGCTGAAGGTGGCGCGCGCCCGGCATTCGTCGCCGGTCACAGCCTGGGCGAATACAGCGCCCTCGTGGCCGCTGGCAGCCTGAGCCTGGGCGCCGCGGTGAAACTGGTGGAGCGTCGTGGCCAGTTGATGCAGGAAGCCGTTCCGGCCGGGCAGGGCGGCATGGCCGCGATCCTCGGCCTGGAAGACGCCGATGTACTGGCGGCCTGTGCC of Pseudomonas fluorescens contains these proteins:
- the plsX gene encoding phosphate acyltransferase PlsX → MSAQVIAIDAMGGDFGPRSIVQASLACLNATPSLHLTLVGQSPLLEDMLSGQSAVDRARLTIVPASEIITMDEKPAQALRGKPDASMRVALELLRDGKVQACVSAGNTGALMALSRYVLKTLPGIDRPAMVAAIPTQRGFCQLLDLGANVDCSAEHLLQFAVMGSVAAETLGIVRPRVALLNIGTEDIKGNQQVKLAATLLQAARGINYIGFVEGDGLYRGEADVVVCDGFVGNILLKSSEGLATMIGQRIETLFRQSLASRVVGALALPLMRRLQADLAPARHNGASFLGLQGIVIKSHGSAGVQGFQSAINRAVIEIQENLPERLHGRLEDLLT
- the rpmF gene encoding 50S ribosomal protein L32 yields the protein MAVQQNKKSRSARDMRRSHDALEASTLSVEKTTGEVHLRHHVSPEGVYRGRKVIDKGADE
- a CDS encoding YceD family protein encodes the protein MLNDPIPPHVDPRKLADRGTTLQGELLLADLKRLCDPLSDDVGTVQAKFVFERDERKSVVIHSFIDTEVKMVCQRCLELVTLPIHSECSYAVVKEGANTQSLPKGYDVLELGEDPLDLQSLIEEELLLALPIVPAHHPEECQQPAGADEPEPSEDEVTRSNPFSVLAQLKRDPNV
- a CDS encoding Maf family protein, which produces MLPLLLASSSVYRRELLARLGLPFVCHSPDIDESHRPGEPALELVKRLAREKALALAQSYPGHLIIGSDQVAVLGERILGKPHTFENAREQLLAASGAKVTFLTGLALLNSQTDACQVDCVAFTVNMRTLDPEHVERYLRAEQPYDCAGSFKAEGLGVSLFQSTEGPDATSLIGLPLIRLVDMLLAEGVQIP
- a CDS encoding S49 family peptidase, with protein sequence MTDEWKAPAKASADNGDEKSWKLLEKTLLAGVEEQRRARRWGIFFKCLVFIYLFFGLALIFQAVDGKKSPGGGSAYTAVIDIEGMIADKEAASADNIVGSLRAAFEDSKVKGVVLRINSPGGSPVQAGYVYDEIVRLRAAHPDIKVYAVISDLGASGAYYIASAADQIYADKASLVGSIGVTAAGYGFVQTLDKLGVERRVYTAGEHKSFLDPFQPQKPEETAFWQGVLDTTHKQFIASVKKGRGERLKDKEHPELFSGLVWSGEQALPLGLIDGLGSASSVARDVIGEKELVDFTIEESPLDRFSKKLGASIAERLAMWMGFQGPALR
- the rluC gene encoding 23S rRNA pseudouridine(955/2504/2580) synthase RluC, which codes for MTTTAPSTPGVQLLEVSPEYAGQRIDNFLLARLKGVPKTLIYRILRKGEVRVNKGRIKPEYKLQAGDIVRVPPVRVPERDEPVPLAQGLLQRLEASIVYEDKALIVINKPAGIAVHGGSGLNFGVIEAFRQLRPDAKELELVHRLDRDTSGLLMIAKKRSMLRHLHEQLRGDGVDKRYMALVRGRWETSIKQVRAPLLKSNLRSGERMVEVNEEGKEALTVFKVLRRFDDFATLVEAKPVTGRTHQIRVHTLHAGHCIAGDSKYGDDDFTKEIRDLGGKRLFLHAYMLTVPLPDGGELKLQAPVDDMWAKTVERLSAS
- a CDS encoding HAD-IA family hydrolase yields the protein MHPDYKLLIFDWDGTLANSIGRIVESMHVASDRSGFARCDDFAVKGIIGLGLPEAIRSLYPEIDDDELVVFRQHYADHYIALEAEPSPLFEGVVHTLETLKGEGYRLAVATGKARRGLDRVLKAHGWDDYFDITRAADETASKPHPLMLEQILAHCGVLPAQALMVGDSSFDLQMARNAGMGSVAVSYGAQSIEALKVFEPRLAIDHFPELHAWLSQRAD